A DNA window from Patescibacteria group bacterium contains the following coding sequences:
- the rplJ gene encoding 50S ribosomal protein L10, producing MAKTKAKKAELIDALDIQLQNAKSAVIVDYKGMKVKESEELRNILRTKGVQFHVTKNTLVKIALTKHGIEFDNEMFKKPVAIAFAMEDEVAPAKEIELYAKKHEAVEILGGMLENKMIDAAMVKRLAQLPSKDQMRAQLVGTLAAPLSGFVNVMAGNLRGLVQVLKAYGDKQA from the coding sequence ATGGCAAAGACAAAAGCAAAAAAGGCAGAGTTGATCGACGCTCTCGACATTCAGCTTCAAAACGCCAAATCAGCAGTCATTGTTGATTACAAGGGCATGAAGGTGAAGGAAAGTGAAGAGCTTCGCAACATTTTACGCACCAAGGGTGTTCAGTTCCACGTGACCAAGAATACTTTGGTCAAGATCGCGCTGACCAAACATGGTATCGAATTTGACAATGAGATGTTCAAGAAACCAGTCGCTATCGCTTTCGCGATGGAAGACGAAGTCGCTCCAGCCAAAGAAATCGAACTTTATGCCAAGAAACATGAAGCAGTCGAGATCTTGGGCGGAATGCTTGAGAACAAGATGATTGATGCGGCTATGGTCAAGAGATTGGCACAGCTTCCAAGCAAAGATCAGATGCGCGCTCAATTGGTTGGCACATTGGCTGCTCCACTTTCTGGATTCGTCAATGTTATGGCTGGCAACTTGCGCGGCTTGGTACAGGTGCTTAAGGCTTACGGAGACAAACAAGCCTAA
- the rplL gene encoding 50S ribosomal protein L7/L12 → MEEKTEVVVPEKFKDLVEKIEKLSVLDLSELVKVLEDKFGVSAAAPMMMGAMPAAGGAAAAEPEEEKTAFDLILTAAGAQKIGVIKAVREIKPDLGLKEAKDLVDAAPKEVLKGAKKEDVEAAKAKLEAAGATVEVK, encoded by the coding sequence ATGGAAGAGAAAACAGAAGTTGTTGTCCCAGAGAAATTCAAGGATCTCGTAGAGAAAATTGAAAAACTCTCAGTGCTTGATCTATCAGAACTTGTCAAAGTTCTTGAAGACAAATTTGGTGTTTCTGCTGCTGCCCCAATGATGATGGGCGCTATGCCTGCCGCTGGTGGTGCCGCTGCTGCTGAGCCAGAAGAGGAAAAGACTGCATTTGACCTTATCCTTACCGCTGCTGGTGCACAGAAAATCGGTGTGATCAAAGCTGTTCGCGAGATCAAACCTGACCTAGGCCTCAAAGAAGCCAAGGACTTGGTTGACGCCGCTCCAAAAGAAGTTTTGAAGGGTGCCAAGAAAGAGGACGTCGAAGCTGCTAAAGCCAAATTAGAGGCCGCAGGCGCAACTGTCGAAGTAAAATAA
- the tgt gene encoding tRNA guanosine(34) transglycosylase Tgt, whose protein sequence is MSFKLIKKLDNGVRVGELTTPHGAIETPFFMPVGTVGSVKSVSPWELETLGAQIVLSNTYHLYLRPGEKLVKDLGGLHKFMGWDKPILTDSGGYQVFSLAKNSDLVKITEDGVEFKSHLDGSKHFFTPEKVIDIQLDLGVDILMPLDVCPSGTASKEEIEEAVRLTIAWAKRAKVYFESKVSGLPSGKRPMLHGIVQGGLDKDLRKYCAEELIKLDFDGYSVGGLAVDLETREMWDTVKLMGEILPENKQRYLMGVGTPDDIITATKLGMDMFDCVLPTRLARHGAVYAPVESRKSKVENKKYELMNLLNNKFRTDGGVIDENCGCEGCKRGLSRAYISHLLRSNEILGLHLASLHNLWQYLELMRKLRNNA, encoded by the coding sequence ATGAGTTTCAAATTGATCAAAAAATTAGACAACGGTGTTCGCGTTGGCGAGCTTACGACGCCTCATGGTGCTATCGAGACGCCCTTTTTCATGCCGGTTGGTACGGTAGGAAGCGTCAAATCTGTTTCGCCTTGGGAGCTAGAAACTCTTGGCGCGCAGATTGTGCTTTCCAATACTTATCATCTCTATCTTCGCCCAGGCGAGAAATTGGTCAAAGACCTCGGCGGACTTCACAAGTTCATGGGCTGGGACAAGCCAATTCTGACTGATTCGGGCGGATATCAGGTCTTTAGCTTGGCCAAGAACTCGGATTTGGTCAAAATTACCGAGGACGGAGTAGAGTTCAAGTCTCATCTGGACGGCTCGAAGCATTTCTTCACCCCAGAGAAGGTGATTGATATCCAGCTCGATCTTGGTGTCGACATACTGATGCCGCTTGACGTTTGTCCTTCGGGCACGGCGAGCAAGGAAGAGATCGAAGAAGCGGTACGACTGACAATTGCTTGGGCCAAACGAGCCAAAGTATATTTTGAATCAAAGGTCTCTGGCCTCCCATCTGGCAAGAGGCCGATGCTCCACGGAATCGTGCAAGGTGGGTTAGATAAAGATCTACGCAAATACTGCGCCGAGGAACTCATCAAATTAGATTTTGACGGATATTCTGTCGGCGGCCTGGCCGTTGATCTGGAAACTCGCGAGATGTGGGATACTGTTAAGCTGATGGGGGAGATACTACCGGAAAATAAACAGCGTTATCTTATGGGCGTCGGTACGCCAGATGATATCATCACCGCTACCAAGCTGGGCATGGACATGTTTGATTGTGTCTTGCCGACGCGACTGGCTCGCCATGGCGCGGTTTACGCGCCAGTCGAAAGTCGAAAGTCGAAAGTCGAAAATAAGAAATATGAACTCATGAATCTTTTGAATAACAAATTCAGAACCGATGGGGGAGTGATCGACGAAAATTGTGGCTGTGAAGGATGTAAGAGGGGACTGTCCCGTGCCTATATTTCCCACCTACTTCGCTCCAACGAAATTCTCGGCCTTCACCTAGCCAGCCTGCACAATCTCTGGCAGTACCTCGAACTCATGAGGAAATTGCGCAATAATGCCTAA